In Nostoc sp. CENA543, a single genomic region encodes these proteins:
- a CDS encoding tetratricopeptide repeat protein produces MSQGEHHNNSKNTIPVEVAKYMKQVRRNTITHEFDQGLPEELLLTQESDDQLSAASSLLRQGIKQQKAGDVIAAIQSFRQSLEMFQLAGDVPQQEQVLSLLALVTYTSGDYKSAVTYSQQCLALKNTSDPAVRMQVLSHLGNAYRHLNNYSKAVEFLEECLKLTKQLQDKRSQVAALNNLGLVYKASGNFLKAIEYQEQSLEIVQELQDNWGIEQVLKNIGNAWYALDNYPKAIAYYEKCVKIAISLNNPRSAAQVLKNLGNACYAVGDYAKAIKYYEKRLQLARHLKDQRSEEQSLASLGVACEALGDHGRAITYYEARLLLGRTLKDRRIEEQALASLKIACYALGDYAKAMQYQQGTSTNPGV; encoded by the coding sequence ATGTCACAAGGTGAACATCATAACAACAGTAAAAATACGATCCCTGTGGAAGTTGCAAAATATATGAAACAAGTCAGACGCAACACTATTACCCATGAGTTTGACCAGGGATTACCAGAAGAACTGCTACTGACTCAAGAGAGTGACGACCAATTATCAGCTGCATCTTCCCTTCTCAGACAAGGAATCAAACAGCAAAAAGCAGGAGATGTCATCGCCGCTATCCAATCTTTCCGGCAATCTCTGGAAATGTTTCAACTAGCTGGCGATGTCCCACAACAAGAGCAAGTCTTATCTTTACTGGCATTAGTGACTTACACTTCCGGCGATTATAAAAGTGCAGTTACCTATTCTCAACAATGTCTAGCTTTAAAAAATACCTCAGACCCAGCAGTGCGAATGCAAGTGCTTTCTCATTTAGGGAATGCTTATCGTCATCTCAACAACTACAGCAAAGCGGTTGAATTTCTAGAAGAGTGTTTGAAATTAACCAAGCAGCTACAAGACAAACGCAGTCAAGTTGCAGCATTGAATAATTTGGGATTAGTTTATAAAGCTTCAGGGAACTTTCTTAAGGCCATCGAGTATCAAGAACAAAGCTTAGAAATTGTTCAGGAATTGCAGGATAACTGGGGGATAGAACAAGTCCTGAAGAATATAGGTAATGCTTGGTATGCTTTAGACAACTACCCAAAAGCGATCGCCTACTACGAAAAATGTGTCAAAATCGCTATTTCTTTGAATAATCCCCGCAGTGCAGCTCAGGTACTCAAAAATCTGGGAAATGCTTGTTATGCCGTAGGAGATTATGCCAAAGCAATTAAATATTACGAAAAACGTTTACAGTTAGCTAGACATCTCAAAGACCAGCGCAGCGAAGAACAGTCCCTTGCTAGCTTAGGTGTGGCTTGTGAAGCTTTAGGCGACCACGGTCGCGCCATCACATACTATGAAGCCCGCTTATTACTTGGTAGAACCTTAAAAGATCGTCGCATAGAAGAACAAGCACTTGCTAGTTTAAAAATCGCT
- a CDS encoding ATP-binding protein, translating into MIKRRSITLINQLLTSLTSLTHNWSITKKIGYSYTFVIGTTLIGTISGSLIAYYYEISAYKQLNLAYQKQYLLKNLENNVNRARIHPQRLILVLDDSVWLEFEKNRFISDIQDINQQLNEIDTFVKNHSHDLALNYQTFQKLLTVYRQNTSLYNQNIQLLWKEIASQDSNDLPLNKLLLFIKHQESIDINVKLEQTSDELLQMIIQAERQQQQANTSFKDARKLRLKLISISMLLSTAIAAIIAIITSKLIARPLQTVTSIARKITQESNLELRANINTHDEVGTLASSLNQLVEWVGDYTEALEIARQTLEYRVEERTKELQEAHQTLEKRVEERTEELRITLKELQETQGQLIQTEKMSSLGQMVAGIAHEINNPVNFIYANVECADNYIKDLLHLLELYQEYYPHPDQIISETIAEIDLDFIHQDLLNILSSMKVGAQRIREIVLSLRNFSRLDEADMKEVDIHEGIDNTLLILNHRFKSDIEVIKNYGQLPLLECYPAQLNQVFMNIINNAVDAVLDYPEQIKKQIVISTHHLENNYIQVEIQDNGSGIPPENIKKLFDPFFTTKPVGKGTGLGLSICYQIIEKHQGKIEVFSTPKQCSKFVIRLPLHTKRVTIENAQPDQELSSVLFNKRAIQ; encoded by the coding sequence ATGATTAAACGTCGCTCCATTACATTAATAAATCAACTTTTAACTAGTCTGACTAGTTTGACACATAACTGGAGCATTACTAAGAAAATTGGCTATAGTTACACCTTTGTAATCGGTACTACGTTAATTGGCACAATCAGTGGCTCATTAATTGCTTATTATTACGAAATATCTGCTTATAAACAGCTTAATTTAGCTTATCAAAAACAATATCTTTTAAAAAATTTAGAAAATAATGTAAACAGAGCCAGAATTCATCCCCAAAGGCTTATTCTTGTACTAGATGATTCTGTGTGGTTAGAGTTTGAAAAAAATAGATTTATCTCAGATATTCAAGATATCAATCAGCAGCTAAATGAAATAGATACTTTTGTCAAAAATCATTCTCATGATTTAGCATTAAATTATCAAACTTTTCAAAAACTATTAACAGTATATCGGCAAAACACATCACTGTATAATCAAAATATTCAATTATTATGGAAAGAGATTGCATCTCAAGACTCTAATGATTTACCTTTAAACAAGCTATTGCTATTTATCAAGCATCAAGAAAGTATTGATATTAATGTCAAACTTGAACAGACATCAGATGAACTGCTCCAAATGATTATTCAGGCAGAAAGGCAACAGCAGCAAGCAAATACTAGTTTTAAAGATGCCAGAAAATTAAGATTAAAATTAATCAGTATTAGTATGTTATTGTCTACTGCGATCGCTGCAATTATTGCCATAATAACTAGTAAATTAATTGCTCGTCCGTTACAAACAGTAACTAGCATTGCTAGAAAGATTACACAAGAATCGAACCTTGAACTAAGAGCTAATATTAATACCCACGATGAAGTAGGGACACTTGCGAGTTCTTTAAATCAATTAGTGGAATGGGTTGGTGATTATACTGAAGCACTGGAAATTGCACGCCAAACTTTAGAATACAGAGTAGAAGAACGCACCAAAGAACTGCAAGAAGCCCACCAAACCTTAGAGAAAAGAGTAGAAGAACGTACTGAGGAGTTACGAATAACATTAAAAGAATTGCAAGAAACCCAAGGACAATTAATTCAAACCGAAAAAATGTCCTCTCTTGGACAAATGGTTGCAGGTATTGCCCACGAAATCAATAATCCTGTCAATTTTATTTATGCTAACGTCGAATGTGCAGATAATTATATTAAAGATTTACTACACTTGCTTGAATTATATCAAGAATATTATCCTCACCCAGACCAGATTATCTCAGAAACAATAGCAGAAATTGATCTAGACTTTATTCATCAAGATTTATTAAATATACTGTCTTCGATGAAAGTAGGCGCGCAACGTATTCGAGAAATTGTCTTATCTTTGCGTAACTTTTCCCGTCTCGATGAAGCTGATATGAAAGAAGTAGACATACATGAAGGAATTGATAATACTCTCTTAATTCTCAATCATCGTTTCAAATCAGATATTGAAGTCATTAAAAATTATGGTCAATTACCTTTATTAGAGTGTTATCCAGCCCAACTTAACCAGGTATTTATGAATATCATTAATAATGCTGTGGATGCAGTCTTAGATTATCCAGAACAGATTAAAAAACAGATAGTTATCTCTACCCATCACCTCGAAAATAATTATATTCAAGTTGAAATTCAAGATAACGGCTCAGGCATTCCTCCAGAAAATATCAAAAAATTATTCGATCCCTTTTTTACAACTAAACCTGTTGGCAAAGGTACAGGTTTAGGTTTAAGTATTTGTTACCAAATTATTGAAAAACATCAAGGTAAAATAGAGGTGTTTTCCACACCCAAACAATGTAGTAAATTCGTTATTCGTCTGCCGTTACATACGAAAAGAGTTACAATTGAAAATGCCCAACCTGATCAAGAGCTTAGTTCTGTTTTGTTTAACAAACGAGCTATCCAGTGA
- the phnD gene encoding phosphate/phosphite/phosphonate ABC transporter substrate-binding protein has translation MKRRVLIGYSFLFIAGCTATTNANNNSSSQLSKLPKNLKFAVTDVSGIDELKRDFGEFSTVLEEILNTEIELFPVENPIAAAPALLSGNLDIAFAGPSEYLILHSRAKAIPIIGVRRKDYHTIFVVRADSNIQTLAQLKGKTIAMRKIGSTSGHIAPTSLLIDAGLNPKTDYKTLMLDNKGGKALKAGEVDAWTISSDRYKNVLESEGLSEKDFKIILKGPELPSDVFVASNQLANDVIETLRSQMLKNQERLIQSMLKAQANRKYVDSQMVIANDADYQTIREVYQKIGQDSFIK, from the coding sequence ATGAAACGACGTGTTTTAATCGGGTATTCATTTCTATTTATTGCAGGATGTACAGCAACTACAAATGCTAATAATAATAGTTCATCACAACTATCAAAATTACCAAAAAATCTGAAATTTGCAGTCACAGATGTATCAGGAATTGATGAATTGAAAAGAGATTTCGGAGAATTTAGTACAGTTTTAGAAGAGATATTAAATACCGAAATTGAATTATTTCCTGTAGAAAACCCAATCGCAGCAGCACCGGCATTGTTATCGGGAAATTTAGATATTGCATTTGCCGGGCCTTCAGAGTACCTAATTTTACATTCTAGAGCTAAGGCAATTCCTATAATTGGTGTGAGACGTAAAGATTACCATACTATTTTTGTAGTGCGTGCAGATAGCAATATTCAAACTTTAGCTCAGTTAAAAGGCAAAACAATTGCCATGCGAAAAATTGGCTCAACATCTGGACATATCGCACCTACTAGTTTATTGATAGATGCAGGATTAAATCCAAAAACTGATTACAAAACATTAATGCTTGATAATAAAGGAGGAAAAGCCTTAAAAGCAGGTGAAGTAGATGCTTGGACTATATCATCTGACCGATATAAAAATGTTTTAGAATCAGAAGGTTTATCAGAAAAAGATTTCAAGATCATTTTAAAAGGCCCGGAACTTCCAAGCGATGTATTTGTTGCCAGTAATCAATTAGCAAATGACGTGATTGAAACTTTGCGATCGCAGATGCTCAAAAATCAAGAGCGACTCATTCAAAGTATGCTCAAAGCTCAAGCTAATCGCAAGTATGTAGATAGTCAAATGGTTATAGCAAACGATGCTGATTATCAGACAATTCGGGAAGTTTATCAAAAAATCGGACAAGACAGCTTTATTAAATAA
- a CDS encoding NADAR family protein, which yields MTIYFYTVREEYGCFSNFSPHGFMLDDLYWYTSEHYFQAQKFLETFHIEQIRQAPTAKAAAEMGRDRKRPLRSDWERIKDDVMHKAVLQKFTTHADIREILLSTGDEEIVENSPIDYYWGCGVDGSGRNMLGVILMEVRKQLRS from the coding sequence ATGACAATCTATTTTTATACTGTCCGTGAGGAATATGGCTGTTTCTCTAACTTCTCTCCCCACGGGTTTATGTTAGATGATTTGTACTGGTATACAAGTGAGCATTATTTTCAAGCCCAAAAATTTTTAGAGACATTTCACATAGAACAAATTCGTCAAGCACCAACCGCGAAAGCAGCAGCAGAAATGGGAAGAGATAGAAAACGTCCTTTGCGTTCTGATTGGGAGCGAATCAAAGATGATGTTATGCACAAAGCCGTCTTGCAAAAGTTCACAACCCATGCAGATATTAGAGAAATTCTGCTGTCTACAGGTGATGAGGAAATAGTAGAAAATTCGCCGATTGACTACTATTGGGGTTGTGGTGTTGATGGTAGTGGTAGAAATATGCTAGGGGTAATTTTAATGGAAGTCAGAAAGCAACTACGCTCATAG